One Mytilus trossulus isolate FHL-02 chromosome 5, PNRI_Mtr1.1.1.hap1, whole genome shotgun sequence DNA segment encodes these proteins:
- the LOC134717890 gene encoding uncharacterized metal-dependent hydrolase HI_0454-like, with amino-acid sequence MEEEELDYEPEEEEVGVLKEQIEKEGCLLKEQRIKGSSNNKKRSRPCCICSGRFVNVRRHVLRAHVPWYTAPLLACWTCQLQFGQQGAFTIHCNDYHNSEQTHGYKEEFLVDWVELMNGLLIELCRQFAVSTLDKLVTFAREMSTLEQCDKATFHQTDLPFLLNFNRINHFHSSSAYTVFPPSNIHSLLHWKVLALLIKSSEDSENLLSYNCKLSLCKITSHPIHTVIDTHFHWDKFFLQARFSGLPSYIWEEQDNEKFQIRKLISNFVFPSRWTACLDGDLLREDKRILHTIGIHPKVAGNQVGRNFNELKRRIPGNFLAIGECGLDVSQGEKDIREQVKVLRVQLELARDYKLPVVIHCRGKNITARCLDIMSEIMDRDHGVHWHCFSQDKTTYENIKRCFPNTKFGISPLLLMEDTYPQLRSQVCEMSLEDIILESDAPYLHPKNYEDSSPILIRSIIQKLSIMFNIPGREIADITTRNAQQLYKFE; translated from the coding sequence atggaAGAGGAAGAGCTAGACTATGAGCCAGAAGAAGAGGAAGTGGGTGTGCTGAAAGAACAGATAGAAAAGGAAGGGTGTTTGCTGAAAGAACAAAGAATTAAAGGTAgcagtaataataaaaaaagatcaagACCATGCTGTATATGCTCTGGTAGGTTTGTGAATGTAAGAAGACATGTACTTCGGGCTCATGTACCCTGGTATACTGCACCTCTGTTGGCATGTTGGACCTGTCAACTTCAATTTGGCCAACAGGGTGCATTTACTATACATTGCAACGACTATCACAACTCAGAGCAGACACATGGGTATAAAGAGGAATTTTTGGTTGACTGGGTTGAATTGATGAATGGCTTACTCATAGAACTTTGTCGTCAGTTCGCGGTTTCCACACTGGACAAATTGGTAACATTCGCCAGGGAGATGTCCACTCTAGAACAGTGTGACAAAGCAACCTTTCATCAAACAGACCTGCCGTTTCTGCTAAATTTCAACAGGATAAACCATTTTCACTCATCATCAGCTTACACGGTCTTTCCACCATCAAACATACATTCTCTCTTACACTGGAAAGTCTTAGCTTTATTAATTAAATCATCCGAGGATTCCGAAAATTTACTTTCATATAATTGTAAATTGTCTCTATGTAAAATTACTTCACATCCGATACACACAGTTATTGACACACATTTTCATTGGGACAAATTCTTCCTACAAGCCAGATTTTCTGGCTTGCCTTCATACATTTGGGAAGAACAAGATAATGAAAAATTTCAGATTagaaaattaatatcaaattttgtttttccaaGTCGATGGACAGCTTGCCTAGATGGGGATTTGTTAAGGGAGGATAAGAGAATTCTCCACACTATTGGAATCCACCCGAAGGTAGCAGGGAACCAGGTGGGTCGGAACTTTAATGAGTTGAAAAGAAGAATCCCAGGTAATTTTTTAGCAATAGGGGAATGTGGATTGGACGTAAGTCAGGGGGAGAAAGATATAAGAGAGCAAGTTAAGGTACTACGAGTACAATTAGAGTTGGCCAGAGATTACAAGTTACCTGTCGTAATTCACTGCAGAGGTAAAAACATAACTGCCAGGTGCTTAGATATCATGTCAGAGATAATGGACAGGGATCATGGTGTCCACTGGCACTGTTTCTCCCAGGACAAGACaacatatgaaaatataaagcgGTGTTTTCCTAATACAAAATTTGGTATTTCTCCATTACTGTTAATGGAGGATACCTATCCACAACTCCGCTCACAGGTTTGCGAGATGAGCCTAGAGGACATCATTCTGGAAAGTGATGCACCATACCTCCACCCCAAGAACTATGAGGATAGTTCTCCAATATTGATTAGATCTATTATACAGAAATTGTCTATCATGTTTAATATTCCAGGAAGGGAAATTGCTGACATCACCACCCGAAATGCTCAGCAGCTATATAAGTTTGAATAG